The following are encoded in a window of Ignavibacteriales bacterium genomic DNA:
- the rnr gene encoding ribonuclease R: MTNKSTGESFESLRERILQFLARFPHESFKSKELSRRIGIRSAKDEQIFKRSLRSLQDENKILRIRGKRYGHLHETQLFFGTLEVTSRGFGIVTVEEGGEELFIQQENLGDAAHGDTVEVSLLAQSTKQKERGARREGEVVRIIKRGIQTFVGTVERAHKQFFVVPDDRHLAREILIAKEQLHNAKEGDKVVVRMTVWGKHRQNSEGQVAEVLGKSGELSAEIKSVAREYHLTTEFPPEVLLEANAVPSNIPQTEIDRRRDLRHLLCFTIDPEDAKDFDDAVSLEPLPDGNFHLGVHIADVSYYVTTGSELDKEALKRSTSVYFPNGVIPMLPEKLSNGLCSLRPDEDRLAFTVFMIVSPRGSVKEYEIVESVIRSKFRFSYERVQGLIDRLEQNLAASPSDAPFAEVVAQMYRLSASLTKKRLKEGSIDFDSAEAKFEFDDQGKPIKIMKKVRLESHRLVEEFMLLANRVVARHIGLAKKEEQAKPFLYRVHDSPDPERIGELAVFVEKFGFTLNTDGGVTSKSLQQLLNQVKGTEVENVINEVALRSMAKAVYSDRNIGHYGLGFDYYSHFTSPIRRYPDLIVHRMLKQYATGISLQERNALRQRLPYIAKQSSVMERAAMEAERTAVKVMQVEYMKRHIGDEFHAVISGVTNFGIFVELTDLLVQGLLHVRDLSDDYYTYDDKQYTLKGRRTGKQYRLGDTLEVKVVRVNPEDRQIDFSLVEKDEVKVQRRRKH; encoded by the coding sequence GTGACCAATAAAAGTACCGGCGAGAGTTTTGAGTCTCTTCGAGAACGCATCCTGCAATTTCTCGCCCGCTTCCCTCATGAATCCTTCAAATCAAAAGAATTATCACGCCGCATAGGTATCCGCAGCGCGAAAGATGAACAGATCTTTAAGCGGTCGCTCCGGTCTTTGCAGGATGAAAACAAGATTTTACGCATCCGCGGGAAACGGTACGGTCATCTCCACGAAACGCAGCTCTTCTTTGGCACTTTGGAAGTTACTTCTCGCGGCTTTGGCATTGTCACAGTTGAGGAAGGCGGAGAAGAGCTATTCATTCAGCAGGAAAATCTGGGAGATGCCGCTCATGGCGACACGGTAGAGGTCTCGCTCTTAGCGCAAAGCACAAAACAGAAGGAACGCGGTGCGCGACGCGAGGGCGAAGTTGTGCGGATTATCAAGCGCGGAATTCAGACATTTGTTGGAACGGTGGAACGGGCACACAAGCAATTCTTTGTTGTGCCGGATGACCGCCATTTGGCGCGAGAAATTTTGATTGCAAAAGAACAACTGCATAATGCAAAAGAAGGCGATAAGGTTGTTGTAAGGATGACCGTGTGGGGAAAGCATCGTCAGAATTCGGAAGGGCAAGTTGCGGAAGTGCTTGGAAAGTCAGGCGAATTATCGGCAGAAATCAAATCTGTCGCACGTGAGTATCATTTAACAACCGAATTTCCTCCGGAAGTTTTATTGGAGGCGAATGCTGTTCCATCGAACATTCCCCAGACTGAAATAGACCGCAGACGCGATCTCCGTCATCTGCTTTGTTTTACAATCGATCCGGAAGATGCGAAGGATTTTGACGATGCGGTTTCCCTTGAACCGCTGCCGGATGGCAATTTCCATCTCGGTGTGCATATTGCAGATGTTTCATATTATGTAACAACCGGAAGTGAATTAGATAAAGAAGCGCTCAAACGCAGCACAAGCGTTTATTTTCCAAATGGCGTTATTCCCATGCTTCCGGAAAAACTTTCCAATGGCTTGTGCAGTCTTCGTCCGGATGAAGACCGCCTGGCGTTTACTGTTTTCATGATTGTTTCGCCACGAGGCAGTGTGAAAGAATATGAAATTGTGGAAAGTGTTATTCGCAGCAAATTCCGATTCAGTTACGAACGAGTGCAGGGACTCATTGACCGGTTGGAACAGAACCTGGCAGCATCACCGAGTGATGCCCCATTCGCTGAAGTTGTTGCGCAGATGTATCGGTTGAGTGCATCATTGACGAAAAAACGTCTGAAGGAAGGCAGCATCGATTTTGATTCTGCAGAAGCGAAATTTGAATTTGATGATCAGGGAAAGCCGATCAAGATTATGAAGAAAGTGCGATTAGAAAGCCATCGGTTAGTGGAAGAATTTATGTTGCTGGCAAATCGGGTTGTGGCGCGGCATATTGGTTTAGCGAAGAAAGAAGAACAGGCAAAGCCGTTTTTGTACCGCGTGCATGATTCGCCCGATCCGGAACGCATTGGCGAACTTGCCGTGTTTGTTGAGAAATTTGGTTTTACATTGAACACAGACGGCGGTGTTACGTCTAAATCTTTACAGCAGCTTCTTAATCAAGTGAAGGGCACAGAAGTCGAAAATGTGATAAATGAAGTGGCGTTAAGGTCGATGGCAAAAGCAGTGTATTCTGATCGCAACATCGGTCACTACGGTTTGGGGTTTGATTACTATTCGCATTTTACATCACCGATTAGACGTTACCCTGATTTAATTGTTCATCGAATGCTCAAACAATACGCGACAGGTATTTCGCTCCAGGAACGGAATGCGCTTCGCCAACGTTTGCCGTATATCGCCAAACAATCGTCTGTAATGGAACGGGCGGCGATGGAAGCTGAACGTACTGCTGTGAAAGTGATGCAGGTGGAATATATGAAGCGCCATATTGGTGATGAATTCCACGCCGTCATTTCCGGTGTAACAAACTTTGGCATTTTTGTCGAACTGACAGATTTGCTGGTTCAGGGATTGCTTCACGTGCGTGACCTGAGCGACGATTATTATACCTATGATGATAAGCAGTACACATTGAAAGGGCGTCGAACAGGTAAACAATATCGTCTTGGCGATACGTTAGAAGTTAAAGTTGTTCGTGTTAACCCGGAGGATCGCCAGATCGATTTTTCGCTTGTAGAAAAAGATGAAGTTAAAGTTCAGCGGCGGCGCAAACACTGA